GGCGGTGGTGGATGGGAATTGTCTGTCGTCGGGGGTCTATTACCTGAGGCTCGAGTCGGCGGGTCGGGTAGAGGTGCGGAAGGTGGCGCTGGTGCGGTAGGGGATTGAAAAATCCCAGGAATCAAGAGTTTAACAGGTAGTCAAGACCTGCGGTAATTGCCAGCCGGCTTGGCTGCATCAGGCAGACGTAAATGAGAGGCAAAGGAGTCTGATGGACGACGTTTGGTCGCGAGCTTTCGAACACGCTATCGACGGGGACTGGACGCATCCGAATCCTTCCGGAGTGCTGGATGGCGTCAGCGCTTCCGATGCCGGGAAGGTTGCGGACGGGCTTCCCAATAGCATCTATCAGCAGGCTATGCACCTGCTGGCCTGGGCCGACTGGGGGCTTTGCAAGTTGCGAGGGGTTCCCTTCGAGCAGACCAGGGAGCAGGAGGAAGCGAACTTTTTCCCGTCAAACGCAGCGCCCCAAGACGATGCCGAATGGCAGAGGGTGCTCGACCGGATGAAGGCTCTCGGCCCGGAGTTCGACCGGCTGCTGCCTTCGGTCGATCCCGGGATGATGCTCCCGGCACCGAGCGACTTTTCGCATGCCCGGGTGGCGATCTTCGTGGTGGCGCATTCAGCCTATCATACCGCTTACATTGTTGCGATGCGGCGGCTGCTCGGGATATGGAATCCGGAGCGGTAGTCGGGCGGCGTTGCTGGTAGAATTAGAATATCTCCCCAATCCAGCGATAGCGTAGCGCCAGCATCTTGCTGGCACTGACTTGCCGCCAAGTGGCGGCGCTACGGCTCGCACCCATTTGGTGAGCGATTCCATCAGCTATCGCTGGATTAGATATGTTTCAAACAGATGAACAGGATATACAGGATGTAAAGAGGATTAGAGGTGAACAAGACCATCAAGGCTATGGCTCTGGTTGCGGCATCGGCACTGCTGATCGTCGAGACCGCAACCGCGCGTATCCTGAACGTGCCGGAGGAGTTCGAGACCATCCGGGACGGTATCCGCGCGGCGGAGGATGGGGATACGGTGCTGGTCGCGCCGGGGGTGTATGAGCAGAACGTCAGCATCTATGCCTCCAGGGTGGTCCTGGCAAGTCATTACTTGCTGGAAGGCAACGTGGCCTATTTGGATTCAACTATCATCCGAGGTTCCCTATCGATCGAATCACCTTCGACAATCATCGGATTCACCGTCTTGCAGGGAACGGGCGTTACCGTCAGGAGCGCCGCAAGATTGCATCAGATGATATTAGCCAGAAATGCGTCGGATTATGCCGGTGCGGTCTCAATCTTTCTTGACCGCGGCTCAGACGCAGCTGTCGAAGTGTCTCACTTGATAATGGAAGAAAATATAGGGAGGTTTTATGGCGGGATGTGTATCTATGCTCCTGAAGGGACTCAAGTGCATGTAAGCAATTCCATTATTCGTAATAACATCAACCAGCAAAGCTATGGAGGAGGTGTTGCTGTCGGTGGAACTGGAGATATAGAATTTGATCGAGTCCAGATTGTGAACAATGTTACTCAAAATGGAGGTGGCGCCGGCTTTTACTCACTCGACGCCAATCCAGTCCTGCGGCACTGTCTGATAGCTGGAAATAGTGCCAGAACCGCAGCCTCAGCGATGCACCTCTTTCGCACCAATGCCATCCTTTCCAACGTGACTGTTGCCGACAATACCACACAAGGTGGCAGTAGTGCTGTAACTATAAACGGTTCGCTTCAGATCACCAATTCGATCTTATGGCGCAATATCGGCTGGGAAGTTTGGGGCTTTTTTACAAATAACTGCTCAGTGACATATAGTCTCATAGATACGATGGATGGGGGAATAGTGCTTCAGGGGGATCCGAGGATAGAGAATTTACTCTATTCTAATCCCCTCTTCCTCGACCCCGACAACGGCGATTACCGCCTCTCCCCCGACTCCCCCTGCATCGACGCCGGCGATCCCGATTCGCCCCCCGACCCCGACGGCACCCGCGCCGATATAGGGGCGTTCTATTTCCATCAACGCGACATCGACATCCCCGAACGCTTGGTGGAGTTCCCTCCGACGCCCTGGGAAGAGATCAGCACCGTGATCGTCCCGATCCGCAATGTCGGCGGGACCATTCTAACCCTCACCGACATTCAACTGCCGCTGCATCCCTCGTTCATTACCTTTATCGAGGGCTGGTCGCCCGATGAACCGCGCCTTGTTGTGCCGGGGGAGACCTACGAGTGGCCGCTGGTGTTCCATCCGCAACGGGAAGGCGAGGGACAGGCGCTGCCTCGAACGACATTGGGGATTGTGTGTGATGACCCCGACGAACCTGAAATCGTGATCGAAGCCTCGGGCGATATCCTCTCCGCTCCGGGGGACGAGTTCCCGCCAACGGAATTTCGACTTTTGCCGCCCTATCCGAATCCATTTAATTCGACTGTAACCTTACGGTTCAGTATCCCGATAAATCGGGAAGCCACCGTCATTGGAATATATGACCTCACCGGTCACGAGATCGCCCGCCTGCTTGAGACTCGCTCACTTGCTTACTCGCATTCTCACGCACTCACTTGGGATGCTTCGGGCGCACCAGCGGGAGTCTATGTTGCCCGGCTGGAAAGCGGGGGCGAGTCGCGTAGTGCCAAGATGGTGCTGCTGAAGTAAGGGATCCGGCGAATACGGCGTTCAGTAGGACAGACAAGAATGTCTGTCCTACTGAACGCGAATTGGCATTAATTCCTCAAGATCATGATCCGCGTCGTCATCTTCGACCTTGACAATACGCTCGTTGACTTTATGCGGATGAAGCGTGCCGCGGTGAAGTCGGCGGTCCTCGCGATGATCGACGCCGGGCTCGACCTTACCTATGTCGAAGCGCGCGACCGGGTCAATCGCATCTACGACCAGGAGGGGATCGAGTATCAGGAGGTCTTCGACCACTTTCTGCGCGAGCATTACGGGAGGATCGATCATAAGATCCTTGCCGCGGCGGTGGTTGGCTACCGCCGGGCTCGGGATGCCGCGCTGGTGCTCTATCCGCATGTAACCTCGACCCTGACGACGCTGGTGAAGCAGGGCGTCAAACTGGCGCTGCTGACCGACGCTCCCCCCAAGCAAGCCTGGCTGCGCCTCACCTACCTCAATCTGCATCACCTGTTCGATATCGTTGTGACCGGCGAAGACGTCGGCGCGTTCAAGCCGTCTCCGAAGGGCTTCCGGAGAGTGCTCGAAGTGTTGAAGGCGAGTCCGGACGAGGCATTGATGGTGGGCGACTGGCCCGACCGGGACATCCGGGGGGGGAAAGGTGCGGGTATCGGGACGGTCTTTGCGCGGTATGGAGGACGCAAGGTCGAGGGCG
The DNA window shown above is from Calditrichota bacterium and carries:
- a CDS encoding T9SS type A sorting domain-containing protein, which produces MNKTIKAMALVAASALLIVETATARILNVPEEFETIRDGIRAAEDGDTVLVAPGVYEQNVSIYASRVVLASHYLLEGNVAYLDSTIIRGSLSIESPSTIIGFTVLQGTGVTVRSAARLHQMILARNASDYAGAVSIFLDRGSDAAVEVSHLIMEENIGRFYGGMCIYAPEGTQVHVSNSIIRNNINQQSYGGGVAVGGTGDIEFDRVQIVNNVTQNGGGAGFYSLDANPVLRHCLIAGNSARTAASAMHLFRTNAILSNVTVADNTTQGGSSAVTINGSLQITNSILWRNIGWEVWGFFTNNCSVTYSLIDTMDGGIVLQGDPRIENLLYSNPLFLDPDNGDYRLSPDSPCIDAGDPDSPPDPDGTRADIGAFYFHQRDIDIPERLVEFPPTPWEEISTVIVPIRNVGGTILTLTDIQLPLHPSFITFIEGWSPDEPRLVVPGETYEWPLVFHPQREGEGQALPRTTLGIVCDDPDEPEIVIEASGDILSAPGDEFPPTEFRLLPPYPNPFNSTVTLRFSIPINREATVIGIYDLTGHEIARLLETRSLAYSHSHALTWDASGAPAGVYVARLESGGESRSAKMVLLK
- a CDS encoding TIGR02253 family HAD-type hydrolase, with product MIRVVIFDLDNTLVDFMRMKRAAVKSAVLAMIDAGLDLTYVEARDRVNRIYDQEGIEYQEVFDHFLREHYGRIDHKILAAAVVGYRRARDAALVLYPHVTSTLTTLVKQGVKLALLTDAPPKQAWLRLTYLNLHHLFDIVVTGEDVGAFKPSPKGFRRVLEVLKASPDEALMVGDWPDRDIRGGKGAGIGTVFARYGGRKVEGASGADYEIDDIKELVGIVGGNDEQRESNLGQMMIEG